A window from Burkholderiales bacterium encodes these proteins:
- the rsmI gene encoding ribosomal RNA small subunit methyltransferase I, giving the protein MHSKDAEPAKGTLYVVATPVGNLRDLSFRALDVLTAVEAVAAEDTRVTARLLAHYGLSKRLLALHEHNEQRAAQTVLSLLEAGHSVALVSDAGTPAVSDPGAHLVAQARRSGYPVVPVPGANAAVCALSAAGLSDGRFLFYGFLPARPKARREALAALAPLPFAIVFYEAPHRIVASLRAIGEVLGQERPITLAKELTKVHEAFREGTAGELAAWLEADPARVRGEFVLIVHGRGSREEPSVPLDAARLLAALVEELPLSRAAAVAAKLTGSDRQALYVQARAMKRGREA; this is encoded by the coding sequence TTGCATTCGAAGGACGCCGAGCCCGCGAAAGGCACATTATATGTGGTGGCCACCCCCGTGGGAAATCTTCGCGACCTGAGCTTTCGAGCGCTCGACGTGCTGACCGCGGTGGAGGCGGTGGCCGCCGAGGACACGCGGGTGACCGCCCGGTTGCTTGCGCATTACGGCCTGTCGAAGCGCTTGCTCGCGCTTCACGAGCACAACGAGCAGCGGGCCGCGCAAACGGTCTTGAGCCTGCTCGAAGCCGGCCATTCGGTGGCGCTGGTGAGCGACGCGGGCACGCCCGCCGTGAGCGATCCCGGTGCGCACCTGGTGGCGCAGGCGCGCCGCAGCGGTTACCCGGTCGTTCCGGTGCCGGGGGCGAACGCCGCGGTGTGCGCCCTTTCCGCCGCCGGCCTCTCGGATGGGCGGTTCCTCTTTTACGGGTTTCTTCCCGCCCGGCCCAAGGCGCGCCGGGAAGCCCTGGCCGCCCTGGCTCCGCTTCCTTTTGCCATCGTGTTCTACGAGGCGCCCCACCGCATCGTGGCGAGCCTTCGGGCCATCGGGGAAGTCCTGGGCCAGGAGCGCCCCATCACCCTGGCCAAGGAGCTGACCAAGGTCCATGAGGCGTTTCGCGAGGGCACCGCGGGGGAGCTCGCGGCCTGGCTCGAGGCCGATCCGGCTCGTGTGCGCGGGGAGTTCGTCCTCATCGTCCACGGACGCGGGTCTCGGGAGGAGCCTTCGGTTCCCCTGGACGCCGCGCGCCTTCTCGCGGCCCTGGTGGAAGAGCTGCCCTTGAGTCGGGCCGCCGCGGTGGCGGCCAAATTGACGGGGAG
- a CDS encoding hypothetical protein (possible pseudo, frameshifted): MISADTGLARRVHEAFVRAWLAAGGSVAGEFFPLSGGPEAWAALRRHAAAPDGIVFLALEHDKARLIRPYLDPAMPVFATSLVYARANDPVGNFDLNGVQFVDMPWLLTPGHPGVMAYPRPNPAVSVDLERLYALGIDAYRLSLEIARLPEPGTLRLTGVCGELRLNEERQFERLLLPAQFDGGQVRVLRRLP; the protein is encoded by the coding sequence GTGATCAGCGCCGACACGGGGCTCGCCCGGCGCGTGCACGAGGCCTTCGTGCGGGCCTGGCTTGCCGCAGGCGGCTCGGTGGCGGGCGAGTTCTTCCCGCTTTCCGGCGGCCCCGAGGCCTGGGCTGCGCTGCGCCGCCACGCAGCCGCCCCCGACGGCATCGTCTTCCTCGCCCTGGAGCACGACAAAGCCCGACTGATCCGCCCCTATCTGGACCCGGCCATGCCGGTTTTCGCCACGTCCCTGGTCTACGCCCGCGCCAACGACCCGGTGGGGAATTTCGACTTGAACGGCGTGCAGTTCGTGGACATGCCCTGGCTGCTCACCCCCGGGCATCCCGGGGTTATGGCCTATCCCCGGCCCAATCCCGCGGTGAGCGTGGACCTGGAGCGCCTCTACGCCTTGGGGATAGACGCCTACCGGCTGTCGCTGGAAATCGCTCGCCTGCCCGAGCCCGGCACCCTCCGCCTCACCGGGGTCTGCGGCGAGCTGCGGCTCAACGAGGAGCGCCAGTTCGAACGCCTGCTCCTGCCTGCCCAGTTCGACGGCGGCCAGGTGCGGGTGCTGCGGAGGTTGCCATGA
- a CDS encoding UPF0102 protein yields the protein MTLGRGRDAERRAARWLEGQGLALVQSNYRCRFGEIDLIMREGAQLIFVEVRMRARPGYGGAAASIDRRKREKLVRAARHYLSRLPQAPACRFDAVLMDGEGEPQWIRAAFDGE from the coding sequence ATGACCCTGGGCCGCGGCCGGGACGCCGAGCGCCGCGCCGCGCGCTGGCTCGAGGGCCAAGGGCTCGCCCTGGTGCAATCCAATTACCGTTGCCGCTTCGGCGAGATCGACCTCATCATGCGCGAGGGCGCGCAGCTCATCTTCGTGGAGGTGCGCATGCGCGCCCGGCCGGGCTATGGCGGAGCGGCGGCCAGCATCGACCGGCGCAAGCGCGAGAAGCTCGTGCGGGCGGCGCGCCATTACCTGTCGCGCCTCCCGCAAGCGCCAGCGTGCCGCTTCGACGCGGTGCTGATGGACGGCGAAGGGGAGCCCCAGTGGATACGGGCGGCGTTCGACGGCGAGTAA
- the gmhA gene encoding phosphoheptose isomerase, translating into MDLIKRINGHFTESARLKLEAVHALAAPIAAAAERMAQCLTRGGKILACGNGGSAADAQHFSAELLNRFEMERPALAAVALTTDSSTLTSIANDYAFVEVFSKQVRALGRAGDILLAISTSGNSPNVIEAIKAAHERNMAVVALTGRSGGKMAELLRPSDIHLCVPSQSTARIQEVHILVLHCLCDAIDCLLLGVE; encoded by the coding sequence ATGGACCTGATCAAGCGCATCAACGGTCACTTCACCGAGAGCGCCCGGCTCAAGCTGGAAGCGGTGCACGCGCTGGCGGCCCCCATCGCCGCCGCCGCCGAGCGCATGGCCCAGTGCCTGACCCGAGGCGGCAAGATCCTCGCCTGCGGCAACGGCGGCTCGGCGGCCGACGCCCAGCACTTCTCCGCGGAGCTGCTCAACCGCTTCGAGATGGAGCGGCCGGCGCTGGCCGCGGTGGCCCTCACCACCGATTCTTCCACCCTCACCTCGATCGCCAACGATTACGCTTTCGTCGAGGTGTTCTCGAAGCAGGTGCGCGCCCTCGGGCGTGCGGGCGACATCCTGCTCGCCATCTCCACCAGCGGCAACTCGCCCAACGTGATCGAAGCGATCAAGGCCGCCCACGAGCGGAACATGGCCGTGGTGGCCCTCACCGGGCGCTCCGGGGGCAAGATGGCGGAACTTCTGCGCCCTTCCGACATCCACCTTTGCGTCCCGAGCCAGAGCACCGCCCGCATCCAGGAGGTTCACATCCTGGTGCTGCATTGCCTGTGCGACGCCATCGACTGTCTTTTACTGGGAGTGGAGTAA
- the coaX gene encoding type III pantothenate kinase, whose product MILAIDAGNTRIKWGLHDGRRWAALGSGATTDAAAVLGELPGRFTRPERVAICNVAGPETGTAAGRLADHWGAALIEILPRPFQCGVSNGYADPGQLGADRWAAVIAAWRRRGRACLVVNAGTAMTVDMLDDEGHFRGGMIVPGHALMRQALAERSAALDRGPGRFDWYPKNTANAVYSGALVALVGAVEHVAARFEEDLGAPPSILLAGGDGELLRAHLRLPVEIVEHLVLEGVVCIAQEEAGP is encoded by the coding sequence TTGATTCTCGCCATCGACGCGGGCAACACCCGCATCAAATGGGGGCTGCACGATGGCAGGCGCTGGGCAGCCTTGGGGTCCGGAGCTACGACGGATGCGGCGGCGGTGCTCGGCGAGCTGCCGGGACGGTTCACGCGCCCGGAGCGGGTGGCCATTTGCAACGTCGCCGGGCCCGAGACCGGAACGGCGGCGGGCCGGCTCGCCGACCACTGGGGCGCGGCGCTGATCGAGATCCTCCCGCGGCCGTTCCAGTGCGGGGTGAGCAACGGCTATGCCGATCCGGGACAACTGGGGGCGGACCGCTGGGCCGCGGTGATCGCCGCCTGGCGGCGGCGGGGACGTGCCTGCCTGGTGGTGAACGCCGGCACCGCGATGACGGTGGACATGCTGGACGACGAGGGCCATTTTCGCGGCGGGATGATCGTTCCGGGGCACGCCCTCATGCGCCAAGCCCTGGCGGAGCGCTCCGCCGCCCTCGACCGGGGGCCGGGCCGATTCGATTGGTATCCGAAGAATACGGCCAACGCGGTCTACAGCGGGGCGCTGGTTGCCCTGGTGGGGGCGGTGGAACACGTGGCGGCCCGATTCGAGGAGGACCTGGGGGCACCGCCTTCGATCCTGCTGGCCGGCGGAGACGGGGAGCTCCTTCGCGCCCATTTGAGGCTGCCCGTGGAGATCGTCGAGCACCTGGTCCTGGAAGGCGTGGTGTGCATCGCCCAGGAGGAGGCCGGCCCATGA
- the birA gene encoding bifunctional ligase/repressor BirA → MMPKCRGEQRLGIMKPLSLPVLRLMADGRFHSGEAIARELGVSRGTVWNALRDMDVLGIQVHRVPGHGYQLAEPIQWLDEEIIERLLAEAGVPLTLQVLDCVASTNTELLARAALGAPHGLTLAAEVQTAGRGRAGRPWYGVLGGSLAFSLLWRFERGAGALGGLSLAVGLAIALALEGQGARGIELKWPNDLLHRGRKLAGILIEVQGDALGPTAAVIGVGLNLHVPADLAVRAGQPVAGLASVLGFRPDRNRLLAALLIELNSTLERFAAEGFAPRRREWEALHAYHRRPVRVTMPDGRAEEGIVWGVGEGGELILDTGRGRRRLAAGEVSLRPAVDGEGHP, encoded by the coding sequence ATGATGCCGAAGTGCCGGGGGGAGCAACGGTTGGGGATCATGAAGCCCCTGAGCTTGCCCGTGTTGCGCCTTATGGCGGACGGGCGCTTTCATTCCGGCGAAGCCATCGCCCGCGAGCTGGGCGTCTCCCGCGGCACGGTGTGGAACGCCCTGCGGGACATGGACGTACTGGGGATCCAGGTCCATCGAGTGCCGGGGCACGGATATCAGTTGGCCGAGCCGATCCAATGGCTCGACGAGGAGATCATCGAACGCCTGCTGGCTGAGGCCGGCGTGCCGCTTACGCTGCAGGTGCTCGATTGCGTGGCTTCCACCAACACCGAGCTGCTTGCCCGGGCGGCTCTGGGAGCGCCCCACGGCTTGACCCTTGCCGCCGAGGTGCAGACGGCTGGGCGGGGACGGGCGGGGCGCCCCTGGTACGGGGTGCTGGGGGGCTCTCTCGCTTTCTCCTTGCTGTGGCGGTTCGAGCGCGGCGCCGGTGCGCTCGGAGGCTTGAGTCTGGCGGTGGGGCTGGCCATCGCCCTGGCCCTGGAGGGACAGGGCGCCCGGGGGATCGAGCTCAAGTGGCCGAACGACCTCTTGCATCGCGGCAGGAAGCTGGCCGGCATCCTGATCGAAGTGCAGGGGGACGCCCTGGGGCCGACCGCGGCGGTCATCGGCGTCGGCCTTAACCTGCATGTGCCCGCCGACCTGGCGGTGCGGGCCGGCCAGCCGGTGGCCGGCTTGGCGTCGGTCCTGGGCTTCAGGCCTGATCGCAACCGGCTGCTGGCGGCCCTGCTGATCGAGCTCAACTCGACCCTCGAGCGATTCGCGGCGGAAGGGTTCGCGCCCCGGCGCCGCGAATGGGAGGCCCTGCACGCGTATCACCGCCGGCCGGTACGGGTGACGATGCCGGACGGCCGGGCCGAAGAGGGGATCGTCTGGGGCGTGGGAGAGGGGGGCGAGCTCATCCTGGACACGGGCCGAGGGCGCCGGCGGCTTGCCGCCGGGGAGGTGAGCTTGCGGCCCGCGGTCGATGGGGAGGGACACCCTTGA